The DNA sequence GCGCCGAGAGCGAGGAAGGCCGAGGGACCGCATTCACCATCCGAATGCCCTACGGCCCAGCGCATCTGCCCGCCGACGACGTCGTGGCGCCGCGGCGGGTCTCCGCGGTCTCCGACATCGCCGACCCCTACGTTCAGGAGGCGCTGCGCTGGCTGCCCACCGAACCCGACAGCGAACAGACCGACGGCAACACCGGTGTCTCCGGGGCCGTCGCGGCGCCCGCGGACAGCGGGGCGCGGGTGCTCATCGCCGACGACAACGCCGACATGCGCGACTATCTCACCGGACTTCTGCGCGGCGCCGGATATCAGGTGACCGCGGTGACCGACGGTCAGCAGGCGCTCGAATCGGTCCGTGCCGAACTGCCCGACCTGGTCGTCAGTGACGTCATGATGCCCCGGCTCGACGGTCTGGGCCTGGTGGCCGCACTGCGCACCGACCCCCGCACCGCGGCACTGCCGGTGCTGCTGCTGTCGGCGCGGGCAGGGCAGGAGGCCTCCATCGAGGGACTGCAGGCCGGTGCCGACGACTACCTCGTGAAACCCTTTGCCGCAGCGGAGTTCCTGGCTCGGGTGCGGGCGAACGTGGCGCTGGCGCGGCTGCGCAACCACCACAGCCGCTGGCGTGCCGCGCTGATCGACTCCCTACAGGAGGCGTTCTTCGTCTGCGACGAAGACGGCGCGATCGTCGAGATCAACACCGCCTTCACCGACATCCTCGGCTACGGTCCCGAGGGCCTGCCCTACGCCCCCCGGCAACCGTGGTGGCCCGACCCCGAGACCGATCCGGACGGCTACCGGCAGACCAGTCAGGCCTTCACCGGGGTGCTCAACCAGACCCACGGGGACTACACGTTCCCGGTCGTCCACCGCGATGGGCACCGGGTCTGGGTGAGCGCGAGCTTCAACCCCGCCGAAGACCCCGACACCGGCCGCCGGGTCATGGTCGGCACCTTCCGCGACGTCACCGCCGAGCACTACACGGTGCAGCGCGAATCGGCGCTCGCCGCACTCAACGCCCAACTCGCCGACGCCGACACGCTCGACGGGGCGCTGCGCGCCGCCGTCTCCGAGCTGTTGCGGCTGTGGCAGGCCCGCCGGGTACTCGCGGTCACCTTCCCCGCTCAGCAGGCGTCGGACGATGACGTAACCCCGGACGTCATCTGCGCGGGGGAACCCGTGCGTTGGGCCGAACTCCCGGCGCGTCACCGCACCGCGATCACCACGCTGCGCGACGCCGACCTGCTGACCACCGACACCGAGGAGTACGGCACCGCGGGCGTCACGCTGCAGCATCCGCGCGGCGTGCTCGTCCTGTGGGTCGAGTTGCTGGAGCAACGCCCTTTCACCGCCGAGGACCACACGCTGCTCACGGTTCTGGCCAGCCGGCTCGGGCAGGGCCTGCACCGCGTCCACCAACTCGACCAGCAGCGCGAGACCGCACTGGCGTTGCAGCACGCGATCCTCGGCCCCGCCCGCCTGCCGCGCGGATTCACCGTCCGCTATCACCCGGCGACCCGGCCGCTGCAGGTCGGCGGGGACTGGTACGACGTGGTCGACCTCGACGGCGGCTGTATCGCGCTGATCGTCGGCGATTGCGTCGGCCACGATCTGGAGGCGGCCACCGTGATGGGGCAATTGCGCAGCGCGTGCCGTGCCCTGCTGCTCGACCACCCGAGTCCCGGGACCGCGCTGCTCGGCCTCGACCGGTTCGCCGCACGCCTGCCGGGTGCGCGCTGCACCACCGTGTGGTGTGGGGTGCTCGACCCGGACACCGGTGAGCTCGTCTACTCCAGCGCGGGTCATCCGCCGCCGATCCTCGTCGATGCCGACGGCGGCACCCGTTTGCTCGACGACGCCCGCGGTTTCGCCCTGGCGTTGCGGCCCGATCAGGAGCGGCCGGAGAGCCGGGTCACGCTGTCGGCCAGGGCCACTCTGCTGCTCTACACCGACGGGCTGGTCGAGCGTCGCCGCGCCTCGCTGGACACCGGTATCGGCCGCGCGGCGGACCTCGTCGCCGAAGGACGCTCTGACGCACTCGACATCGTCGCCGACGATCTGATGTCGCGCCTGGCGCCCGACGGCGGGTACCAGGACGACGTCGCGCTGCTGCTGTACCGCCAGCCCGCACCACTCGATCTCGTGTTCCCGGCGCGCAATGAGTACCTCGCGAGTTCCCGTGGCGCGCTTCGACGTTGGCTGACCCAGGCCGGCGTGGGTCCGGATCAGGCGATGAACGTGTTGATCGCGGCGGGGGAGGCGGTCGCGAACGCGATCGAGCACGGGCACCGGGACCGGCCCGACGGGTTCGTCACCCTCCGCGCGACCGCACTGGTCGACCGGCTCTACGTCTCGGTGCTCGACACCGGGTCGTGGAAACCGCCCCGCACCAAGGTCGACACCAGGCGGGGCCGCGGTGTGGCGCTGATGGAGGGCCTCATGGACGATGTGACGATCCAACCCGGTGACGACGGCACCACGGTCCACCTCAACGCGAGGATCCTCTGATGGCGACACCGCTCACCGTGAGTGCCGAAGAGCATGACGACGGCACACCGCTGCTGGTGGCGGCCGGAGAGATCGATCTGAGCAACATCGAGACCTTCAGCCGGGCGCTGACCACGGTGATCGCCTCGGCCGGCGACGCCGGAGGCCGGGTCACGGTGGACCTCAGCGCGGTCGAATACCTCGACAGCGCGGCGATCGGCGCGCTGTCGGTGCACGCCGATCAGGCACCGGGCCTGCGGCTGCTCGCCAATCCGTATCTGATGCCGGTGTTGCGGATCAGCGGTATCGACCAGCTCGCGACCGTGGAACCGGCCGAACCCGACCCCGGATAGCGCGCGACGCGCAACCTGTGGTGTCGGCGCCGGTCGCAGGGGGTATGCCGGGCGCACCAGTGGGCGCGGAAAGGTGTACTGCGGTGATCGGATGGCTCGACAGGCTGCAACAGCGCAGCCGGGTCATGGGCTACCTCATCGCCGTCGTCTACAAGTACGTCGACGATCAGGGCGGCTATCTCGCGGCTCTGATCACCTACTACGCCTTCGTCTCGCTGTTCCCGCTGCTGCTCCTGCTGACCACCGCGCTCGGTGTACTGCTCGTCGGCCGGCCCGAACTGCAGCAGCAGGTCGTGGAGGCGACGGTCAACCAGTTCCCGCTGATCGGCGAACAGCTGGCCCAGCCCGAGAAGCTCAGCGGCGGGGCGGTCGCGGTCGTGGTCGGTATCGTCGGTGCGCTCTACGGCGGCTCGGGGGTCGGCCAGGCCATCCAGAACGCGATGGACTCGGTGTGGGCGGTGCCGCGCAACAAGCGCCCGGACCCGATCCGGTCCCGCATCCGCAGCCTGATGCTGTTGCTGGTGTTGGGGACCGCGGCGGCCGCGGCGACGGTGCTGGCCGCGGTCGGCCGCGCCGTGGACGATTTCGGGGCGCTCGGCCGGACCGGGATCCTGGTGGCCACCATCGCCATCAACACCGGGATCTGTCTGGTGGCGTTCCGGATGACGACGAGCCGCGAGCTGACCTTCCGTCAGGTGCTGCCCGGCGCCCTCGCCGCGGCGGTGGTCTGGCAGTTCCTGCAGTGGTTCGGGGCCGGCTACGTGGCCCGCACGGTCAGTTCGGCGAGCGCCACCAACACCGTGTTCGCTCTGGTGCTCGGGCTGCTGGCGTTCCTGTACCTGGTGTCAGTGACCCTGGTGCTGTGCGCCGAGCTCAACGTCGTGCGGGTCGACCGGCTGTATCCGCGCGCGCTGCTGACCCCGTTCACCGACCAGGTGACGCTCACCCCGGCCGACCGCCGCACCTACACCCGCAAAGCGAAAGCCGAGCGGGTCAAGGGTTTTCAACACGTCGCGGTGACGTTCGAGGGCGGACCCGGCGACCGGTCACACCCCGATGAGGCTCTCGATCCAGCCGCGCGCGAAGTACACGAGGAAGCCCGCGGCGACGACCCACAGCAGCGGGCTGATCTCGCGGGCCTTCCCGGCGCCGGTGCGCACGACCACCCACGAGATGAAGCCGACACCGATCCCGTTGGCGATCGAGTAGGTGAAGGGCATGGCCGCCACGGTGAGGACGACCGGCAACACCACTGAGAACTCCGCCAGTTCGATGTGCCGCAACTGCGACACCATCATCGCGCCGACGATCACCAGCGCCGCAGCGGCCACCTCGGTCGGCACGATGGACGCCAGCGGGGACACGAACATGGCCGCCAGGAACAGCGCGCCGGTGACCAGGTTCGCCAGCCCCGTGCGCGCACCCTCCTCGATACCGGCACCGGATTCGATGAAGACCGTGTTCGACGACGCCGACGTCGCGCCGCCGACCGCGGCGCCCGCACCCTCGACGATCAGCGCCGAGCGCAGCCGCGGGAACGTGCCCTGCGCGTCGGCGAGGCCCGCTTCCCGCGACAGCCCGGTGAACGTGCCCATGGCGTCGAAGAAGTTCGCGAACACCAGGGTGAAGACCAGCATCACCGCCGCCAGGATCCCGATCCGCTCGAAACTGTCGACCAGGCTGAACTCACCGACCAGGGAGAGATCCGGCAGCGCGAACGGCGAACCCGACAGTTCCGGCACCGACAGGCTCCAGCCGCCGTCGACGTCCTGCGCCGACCCCAGGTCCCAGATCGCCTCGACGATGACCGCGACCACGGTGCCCACGACCAGCCCCATCAGGATGCCGCCCCGCACGCGCCGGGCGACCAGCACACCGGTGATCAGCAGCGTGACGACGAAGATCAGCGTCGGGACGGTGCTGATCGACCCGAGGCCACCGGCGCCGAGCCCGACCGGCGGCGACGCCAACCCGGTCGAGCTGACGAAGCCCGCGTCGACCAGCCCGATGAAAAGGATGAACAAGCCGATACCCGCGGTGATCGCCAGCTTGAGCTGCATCGGCACGGCGTCGAACACCAGTCGGCGCAGACCGGTCACCGCCAGCAGCACGATGATCAGGCCGTTGATCACCACCAGGCCCATCGCCTCCGGCCAGGTGACCTCGCCGACCACCGTGGTCGCCAGGAACGAGTTGATCCCCAGCCCGGCGGCGAACGAGAACGGCAGCCGGGCGATGAGGCCGAACAGGATCGTCATCACGCCCGCCGCGAGAGCGGTGGTGGCCGAGACCTGGGCGAACTGCAGCGTGTTGCCCTCGACGTCCTCGGCGCTCGACAGGATGATCGGGTTCAGCACGATGATGTAGGCCATCGCGATGAAGGTGACCAGGCCGCCGCGGACCTCCGCGCCGAGTGTGGACCCGCGCGCGGAGATCTCGAAGAAGCGATCGAGGCGATTCATGGGTCGAACCCTAAGGTGAACCGCCGTCGACGGCGAGTTACCACGTCGGGGGCGCGGAATTCCTACATTGAGTCGGTGACCTCTGCCCACCCGCAGCCGCGGGATGCGACCCGCCTCGGTGCCGATCAGCTCGCCGCGCTCGCCGCGGTGGTCGAATTCGGCAGCTTCGACGTGGCGGCCGACCACCTCCACATCACACCCTCAGCGGTCAGCCAGCGCATCAAGGCGCTCGAACAGCGCGTCGGCCAGGTGCTGGTGGTTCGCGAAAAGCCCTGCCGTGCAACAGCTGCGGGCGTCCCGCTGCTGCGCTTGGCGGCGCAGACCGCACTGTTGGAGGCCGAGGCGCTCAGTGAGTTGGGCGGCCCGGGAACCGCGCATCGGCCGCGGATGGCGGTCGCGGTCAACGCCGACTCGATGTCGACGTGGTTCACCGGAGTGCTCGGCGACGTCGCCGACGTCCTGTTCGACATCAGGATCGAGGACCAGGACCACTCCGCGCGGCTGCTGCGCGAAGGCGTGGTGATGGGTGCGGTCACCACCGAACGCAACCCGGTACCGGGCTGCCGGGTGCAACCGCTCGGGATGATGCGCTACCTGCCGGTGGCGACCGCGGCCTACGTCGAGCGCCATCTGTCCGCAGGCTTCACGGCGACGGCCGCGGAGCAGGCCCCGTCGCTGGCCTGGAATCGCGATGACGCACTGCAGGATCTCTTGATTCGCAAAGCTTTCCGCCGCGCGATCACCCGGCCGGTGCACTACGTGCCCACCGCGGAGGGGTTCGGTGCGGCGGTGCGCGCGGGGCTCGGCTGGGGGATGTACCCGGAGCAGCTGGCCGCACGGGAGCTGGCCGACGGATCCTTCGTCCGCATCGCCGAAGTCAACCTCGACGTGCCGCTCTACTGGCAGTGCTGGAAACTCGACAGTCCGCTCGTGGCGCGCCTCACCCGGGCGGTCCGGTCCGCGGCGGACGCTCTGGCGCGCCGCTGAGTCAGACCCGTCCCCGCAGGATGAGGTTCCGGTACACGCGCGGCAAGGAACATCGGGGCCGAGTCGCGTTGCCACGTGCAGCCCCGGGGAATCACCGACCGCTGCGTCCGTTCGGCGTCGCCCATGGACGCCTGGCCGCCGCCGACATAGGACAGCAACGGCCGATAGGTGTGGACGTGGTTCGGTTCGATCAGCCCGACACCGCTCGCGTCCACGCCGGGGTCCGTACCCGCGGCGGTGCACGCCCAATTCTGTCTCGACCGGTCGTGTCGGATTCGCTGCGTTAGGCTGCGGCGAGCAACGCCAGTGCGCGTCCGGTCGGTTTGCGGCGCCCAGTGGTGTGGAGGGGGTCAGGGGTGCATTGGTTCGAACGTTGGTGGCGACAGCCGGACCATTTCGACTGGATCACCGGCTACCTTCGGGCGCGCGAGATGCTGGGGGTGGCGCGGTGGAATCTGGCGTTCAGCACCGCCGCCCTCGCCCTCGTCCCTGCCGTCCTGACGCTGAGCTCACGCGGTCCCGGCGGCGGGATGGCCGAAGTGATGACCTGGGTCTCGGTGTTCGGCGGACTGCTGACCGCCGCGATGTGGGCGGGCCGGTGGCCCACCTGCCGCCAGTCCGTCGGCTACATCGTGGCCGCCAACCTGTTCATCGCGCTCGCCTGTTACGTCCAGGAAGACCCCATGATCGGGCTGATGGGATGCACGGTGTTCGCCACCACCGGCGGCTACATCGCCCTGTTCCACACGCCCGGCTACATGCTCTACAACTTCGGGGTCGCCCTGTATGTCGGCGTGGTGCAGGCGACGCGCCTGGCCGTCGAGGCCGAGGACACACCGCTGGCGGTCGGTCTGCTGCTGCTCGTCTTAGTGCTCAACATCGCGGTGCCGTTCGCGGTCCAGGCCGTCGTGCACGCGCTGGGTGCGGATCTGCTGCGCGCGGCCCGTGACCCGTTGACGGGGCTGCTCAACCGGCGCGCGGTCTACCAGCAGATCGAGCATCTGCTGACCGCGCACCGCGATCAGCACGTCCACCTGGCGGTGGCGGTCGTCGACCTCGACGAGTTCAAACAGCTCAACGACAGTCACGGCCACGCGGTCGGCGATCAGGCGCTGGTCGCCGTCGCCCGCGCGCTGCGCACCGAGGCGGGCGGCACCGCGGTCGTGGGCCGGCTCGGAGGGGAGGAGTTCGTGCTCGCCGACCTCCTGGAGGCGGGGCACGTCGACGACTGGGCGCAGCGCATGTGCGCCGCCGTGGCCGACGTCCCGTTCCGCGTCACCGCCAGCGTCGGGATCGCGGCGGCGTGCCTGCCGTTGCTGTTCGAGGACGAGGGTCAGGCCCTGATCCACGCCCTCATCGGGGCTGCCGACCACGCGATGTACGCGGCGAAACGCGCCGGCGGCAACCAGTTCCGCCACGATGACCGGACCGTGTGCCGCTGATACGTTGGCGGCGATGAACAACCAACGTTGGTCGCAGCGGCTGTGGAACGAAGCAGATCCGGTCTTCTCGGCGATCCTGGCTCACCCGTTCACCTCCGGACTCACCGACGGATCGCTCGACCCGGAGGTGTTCGCCCACTACGTCGCGCAGGACGTGCACTACCTGCGCGACTACGCGCGGGCACTGGCGGTGGTCGGGGCCAAGGCGCCCACGCTGACCGACACCGCGATGTTCGCCCGCCACGCCGCCGACGTGTTCGAGGTCGAGTTGTCCCTGCACGACACGCTGCTGCCCGAACTGGGCCTCGACCCGGAGAAGTTGGCGCTGGTCCCGGTGGCTCCCACCACCCGCGCCTACACCAGCTACCTGCTGGCCACCGTGTACAGCGGCAGTTTTGCCGACGGGCTGGCCGCGATCCTGCCGTGCTACTGGATCTACGCCCGGATGGGGCAGGAGCTGATCGCCCGCGGCTCGTCCGACGCCCGCTACCAGCGGTGGATCGACAGCTACGGGGGTGAGGAGTTCGCCGCCACCGTCGCGCAGGTCCTCGACCTCACCGACCGGACCGGGCCGACGCTGACGCCGGAGCAGGACGCGGCGGCGGCCGCCCACTTCCTCACCACGTCGCGCTACGAGTGGATGTTCTTCGACGCGGCCTACCGCCGCGAGCAGTGGCCGGTCTGACGGTGCCGAGCTTCGACGCCCCCGTCCGCCGGTGGGAGGACATCCCCGGATGGTTCGGCTGGCGGCAGGCCCAGGAGGAAGCGGTCGCGCATTTCGGCGGCGGCGCCCGATTCGTCGAGGTCGGAAGCTATCTCGGCCGCAGCCTCTGCTCGTTGGCCGAGGTGGTGCAGCGGTCCGGGCGGCGGATCGACATCGTCGGGGTGGACACGTGCCAGGGCAGCGGCCCGGAAGGCAACCGCCAGATCAACGCCCACGGACCTGCGGTGGAATTCGGCGGCGGTACGTTCGCCGGACTGCTGCACCGCAACGTGATCGCCTGCGGGTTCGCCGACACCGTAGCGCTCTTGATCACCGACTCCGTGTCGGCGGCACGGATGTTCGACGACGGATCGCTGGCGTGGGTGCACATCGACGCACGCCACGACTATGACAGCGTGCGCGCCGACATCGCGGCGTGGGCGCCGAAGGTGGCGGCCGGTGGCTGGCTGTCCGGCGACGACTATCACCCGGAGTGGTGGCCGGGGGTCGTCGCGGCGGTCGGCGATTCGCTGCCCGACGCCGGCGAGTGGACCCCCGGACAGTGGCGGTGGGTCAAGGACGCTCGCTGACCGGACGCGGCCGTCGTGGCGTTTACCGCCCGTGGCCCCGGGTATGACGCGAGGTCCGCGTCACACCCCCGAGGAGTCCCCATGGCACGCGCCACCGTCTTTCACCAAATGCACGACCTCGGCCTCGCCGCCTGGTTCGGCGGCACCCTGGCCAACGCCGTGGCGC is a window from the Mycolicibacterium litorale genome containing:
- a CDS encoding LysR family transcriptional regulator ArgP, coding for MTSAHPQPRDATRLGADQLAALAAVVEFGSFDVAADHLHITPSAVSQRIKALEQRVGQVLVVREKPCRATAAGVPLLRLAAQTALLEAEALSELGGPGTAHRPRMAVAVNADSMSTWFTGVLGDVADVLFDIRIEDQDHSARLLREGVVMGAVTTERNPVPGCRVQPLGMMRYLPVATAAYVERHLSAGFTATAAEQAPSLAWNRDDALQDLLIRKAFRRAITRPVHYVPTAEGFGAAVRAGLGWGMYPEQLAARELADGSFVRIAEVNLDVPLYWQCWKLDSPLVARLTRAVRSAADALARR
- the tenA gene encoding thiaminase II, producing MNNQRWSQRLWNEADPVFSAILAHPFTSGLTDGSLDPEVFAHYVAQDVHYLRDYARALAVVGAKAPTLTDTAMFARHAADVFEVELSLHDTLLPELGLDPEKLALVPVAPTTRAYTSYLLATVYSGSFADGLAAILPCYWIYARMGQELIARGSSDARYQRWIDSYGGEEFAATVAQVLDLTDRTGPTLTPEQDAAAAAHFLTTSRYEWMFFDAAYRREQWPV
- a CDS encoding class I SAM-dependent methyltransferase translates to MAGLTVPSFDAPVRRWEDIPGWFGWRQAQEEAVAHFGGGARFVEVGSYLGRSLCSLAEVVQRSGRRIDIVGVDTCQGSGPEGNRQINAHGPAVEFGGGTFAGLLHRNVIACGFADTVALLITDSVSAARMFDDGSLAWVHIDARHDYDSVRADIAAWAPKVAAGGWLSGDDYHPEWWPGVVAAVGDSLPDAGEWTPGQWRWVKDAR
- a CDS encoding STAS domain-containing protein → MATPLTVSAEEHDDGTPLLVAAGEIDLSNIETFSRALTTVIASAGDAGGRVTVDLSAVEYLDSAAIGALSVHADQAPGLRLLANPYLMPVLRISGIDQLATVEPAEPDPG
- a CDS encoding NCS2 family permease — its product is MNRLDRFFEISARGSTLGAEVRGGLVTFIAMAYIIVLNPIILSSAEDVEGNTLQFAQVSATTALAAGVMTILFGLIARLPFSFAAGLGINSFLATTVVGEVTWPEAMGLVVINGLIIVLLAVTGLRRLVFDAVPMQLKLAITAGIGLFILFIGLVDAGFVSSTGLASPPVGLGAGGLGSISTVPTLIFVVTLLITGVLVARRVRGGILMGLVVGTVVAVIVEAIWDLGSAQDVDGGWSLSVPELSGSPFALPDLSLVGEFSLVDSFERIGILAAVMLVFTLVFANFFDAMGTFTGLSREAGLADAQGTFPRLRSALIVEGAGAAVGGATSASSNTVFIESGAGIEEGARTGLANLVTGALFLAAMFVSPLASIVPTEVAAAALVIVGAMMVSQLRHIELAEFSVVLPVVLTVAAMPFTYSIANGIGVGFISWVVVRTGAGKAREISPLLWVVAAGFLVYFARGWIESLIGV
- a CDS encoding sensor domain-containing diguanylate cyclase; amino-acid sequence: MHWFERWWRQPDHFDWITGYLRAREMLGVARWNLAFSTAALALVPAVLTLSSRGPGGGMAEVMTWVSVFGGLLTAAMWAGRWPTCRQSVGYIVAANLFIALACYVQEDPMIGLMGCTVFATTGGYIALFHTPGYMLYNFGVALYVGVVQATRLAVEAEDTPLAVGLLLLVLVLNIAVPFAVQAVVHALGADLLRAARDPLTGLLNRRAVYQQIEHLLTAHRDQHVHLAVAVVDLDEFKQLNDSHGHAVGDQALVAVARALRTEAGGTAVVGRLGGEEFVLADLLEAGHVDDWAQRMCAAVADVPFRVTASVGIAAACLPLLFEDEGQALIHALIGAADHAMYAAKRAGGNQFRHDDRTVCR
- a CDS encoding SpoIIE family protein phosphatase codes for the protein MGVEEADAASLTSSARALFGADLEVGRHLAEVDWAATALGPTATWPQSLRTAVSILLSSRFPMWMAWGPDLTFFCNDAYRRDTLGRKYPWALGRPASEVWAEIWPDIGPRIESVLTTGHATWDAALLLFLERSGYSEETYHTFSYSPLRDDSGDVVGMLCVVSEDTERVIAERRMATLRDLGSDPSVVRTERQMLDFSAAQLGRNPYDLPFTLTYLFGDDGDARLAATSGIEPGHPAAPESLPSEGMSVWPVELPAQGEAVLLDIDGESLRLPSGVWPEPPAQALVVPLMQQGADPVGFLVAGLNSHRRLDAGYRGFVELVAGHVAAGIGSARSYRAQQRRAEELAELDLAKTTFFSNISHEFRTPLTLILGPLAELRNRTTGLDEQAREELELVQRNGLRLAKLVNTLLDFSRIQAGRMQARFEPVDLSEVTAELASVFRSAVERAGLHFTVDCPPLAEPVYVDRDMWEKVILNLLSNALKFTLEGAVTVRVADDGDGAVVTVADTGVGIAAADLPRLFERFHRIETTYARSTEGSGIGLALVKELVGLHGGTISAESEEGRGTAFTIRMPYGPAHLPADDVVAPRRVSAVSDIADPYVQEALRWLPTEPDSEQTDGNTGVSGAVAAPADSGARVLIADDNADMRDYLTGLLRGAGYQVTAVTDGQQALESVRAELPDLVVSDVMMPRLDGLGLVAALRTDPRTAALPVLLLSARAGQEASIEGLQAGADDYLVKPFAAAEFLARVRANVALARLRNHHSRWRAALIDSLQEAFFVCDEDGAIVEINTAFTDILGYGPEGLPYAPRQPWWPDPETDPDGYRQTSQAFTGVLNQTHGDYTFPVVHRDGHRVWVSASFNPAEDPDTGRRVMVGTFRDVTAEHYTVQRESALAALNAQLADADTLDGALRAAVSELLRLWQARRVLAVTFPAQQASDDDVTPDVICAGEPVRWAELPARHRTAITTLRDADLLTTDTEEYGTAGVTLQHPRGVLVLWVELLEQRPFTAEDHTLLTVLASRLGQGLHRVHQLDQQRETALALQHAILGPARLPRGFTVRYHPATRPLQVGGDWYDVVDLDGGCIALIVGDCVGHDLEAATVMGQLRSACRALLLDHPSPGTALLGLDRFAARLPGARCTTVWCGVLDPDTGELVYSSAGHPPPILVDADGGTRLLDDARGFALALRPDQERPESRVTLSARATLLLYTDGLVERRRASLDTGIGRAADLVAEGRSDALDIVADDLMSRLAPDGGYQDDVALLLYRQPAPLDLVFPARNEYLASSRGALRRWLTQAGVGPDQAMNVLIAAGEAVANAIEHGHRDRPDGFVTLRATALVDRLYVSVLDTGSWKPPRTKVDTRRGRGVALMEGLMDDVTIQPGDDGTTVHLNARIL